Proteins from one Catenuloplanes atrovinosus genomic window:
- the dpgC gene encoding (3,5-dihydroxyphenyl)acetyl-CoA 1,2-dioxygenase DpgC: protein MQVLPRGLGADRVRLAEIAADTERLLAALPPPGARTPRQRAEAASAHDTARRRRTGFLNAYADQVYDELTEGRARPLRVAELVEGAAYTFPGLVPTPEQLTEERARPQADQEGREIDQGIFLRAVLRSERAGRHLMDAMLRPTPRALELLPEFRRTGVLETPAVRLERRDGVARLTMCRDDCLNAEDEQQVDDMETAVDLALLDPDVRVGLVRGGVMSHPRYRGRRVFSAGINLKAISAGRISLTGFLLRRELGYLHKLVRGLSDDDPDRWAPPVEKPWVAAVDTFAIGGGCQLLLVFDHVVAASDAYLSLPAATEGIVPGAANLRLGRIAGARLARQVILGGRRIMAAEPDARLLVDEVVPPEEMDGAVDRAVARLAGDAVVANRRMLNLVEEPLDGLRAYLAEFALAQALRIHADDVITKVGRFAERPA, encoded by the coding sequence GTGCAGGTGCTGCCACGGGGACTCGGCGCCGACCGGGTCCGCCTCGCGGAGATCGCGGCGGACACGGAGCGGCTGCTGGCCGCGCTGCCACCGCCCGGCGCGCGGACGCCACGGCAGCGGGCCGAGGCGGCGTCCGCGCACGACACCGCCCGCCGCCGGCGGACCGGCTTCCTGAACGCGTACGCCGATCAGGTCTACGACGAGCTCACCGAGGGCCGCGCCCGGCCGTTGCGGGTGGCCGAGCTCGTCGAGGGCGCCGCGTACACGTTCCCGGGACTGGTGCCCACGCCCGAGCAACTGACCGAGGAGCGCGCCCGGCCGCAGGCGGACCAGGAGGGACGCGAGATCGACCAGGGCATCTTCCTGCGCGCGGTGCTGCGGTCCGAGCGCGCCGGCCGGCACCTGATGGACGCGATGCTGCGGCCCACGCCGCGCGCGCTGGAGCTGCTGCCGGAGTTCCGGCGCACCGGCGTGCTGGAGACCCCGGCGGTGCGGCTGGAGCGGCGCGACGGCGTGGCCCGGCTGACCATGTGCCGGGACGACTGCCTGAACGCGGAGGACGAACAGCAGGTCGACGACATGGAGACCGCCGTCGACCTGGCCCTGCTCGACCCGGACGTGCGGGTCGGGCTGGTCCGCGGCGGCGTGATGAGCCACCCGCGGTACCGCGGCCGCCGGGTGTTCAGCGCCGGGATCAACCTGAAGGCGATCAGCGCGGGCCGGATCTCGCTGACCGGCTTCCTGCTCCGGCGCGAGCTGGGCTACCTGCACAAGCTGGTGCGCGGCCTGTCCGACGACGACCCGGACCGGTGGGCGCCGCCGGTGGAGAAGCCGTGGGTGGCCGCGGTCGACACGTTCGCGATCGGCGGCGGCTGCCAGCTCCTGCTGGTGTTCGACCACGTGGTGGCCGCCTCGGACGCGTACCTCAGCCTGCCCGCGGCCACCGAGGGCATCGTCCCGGGCGCGGCCAACCTGCGGCTCGGCCGGATCGCCGGGGCCCGGCTGGCGCGGCAGGTCATCCTGGGCGGACGCCGGATCATGGCGGCCGAGCCGGACGCGCGGCTGCTGGTGGACGAGGTGGTGCCGCCGGAGGAGATGGACGGCGCGGTGGACCGGGCGGTGGCCCGGCTCGCCGGCGACGCGGTGGTGGCCAACCGGCGCATGCTCAACCTGGTCGAGGAGCCGCTCGACGGGCTGCGCGCCTACCTGGCCGAGTTCGCGCTGGCACAGGCGCTGCGCATCCACGCCGACGACGTCATCACCAAGGTCGGCCGCTTCGCGGAGCGCCCGGCGTGA
- a CDS encoding aminotransferase-like domain-containing protein, with protein sequence MPRVRLSNRVTSAEESTGRIVVGSSVLRKSELHSSVSDPVLDTMNFLNEVTLRYPEAISFAPGRPYDGFFETEEVLTHLRRYLDHLAERGASPEQVRTAVYQYGPTAGQIREIIADSLRRDEGIDVRPESIVVTVGAQEAMMLAVRALIRDPDDVLLVSSPCYVGITGIARLLDVTLCPVPESAAGFSLSILEAAIRDQRAAGRRPRAFYLVPDHANPSGSTLSLADRAALLDLAAREDLLILEDSPYRLVSPGAPVPTLKALDRHRAVVHLGSYSKTLFPGARVGFAVADQTVVGDDGRTGLLADELSKIKSMVTVNTSSLSQAVVAGALLAAGGRVSELNAKAAGHYGDAMRWVLDRLADRLPPQRRAELGVRWNEPTGGFFLGVTVGFEADEAALTRSAEEYGVIWTPMRYFHPDDGGRRAIRLSVSYLSPEEIDEGITRLVAFIDAETRREAHA encoded by the coding sequence ATGCCACGCGTGCGATTGTCGAACCGAGTGACAAGCGCTGAGGAATCGACCGGGAGAATTGTGGTGGGATCATCCGTGCTACGTAAGTCGGAATTGCATTCCAGCGTTTCCGACCCGGTTCTGGACACGATGAACTTCCTCAACGAGGTGACCCTGCGCTATCCCGAGGCGATCTCATTCGCGCCGGGCCGCCCGTACGACGGATTCTTCGAGACCGAAGAGGTGCTCACCCACCTCCGCCGCTATCTCGACCACCTCGCGGAACGGGGCGCCTCGCCCGAGCAGGTGCGCACGGCGGTCTACCAGTACGGCCCGACCGCCGGCCAGATCCGCGAGATCATCGCCGACTCGCTGCGCCGGGACGAGGGCATCGACGTGCGGCCCGAGTCCATCGTGGTCACGGTCGGCGCGCAGGAGGCGATGATGCTCGCCGTCCGCGCGCTGATCCGGGACCCGGACGACGTGCTGCTCGTCTCCAGCCCCTGCTACGTGGGCATCACCGGGATCGCCCGGCTGCTGGACGTCACGCTCTGCCCGGTGCCGGAGTCGGCGGCGGGGTTCTCGCTGTCCATCCTGGAGGCGGCGATCCGGGATCAGCGGGCCGCCGGGCGCCGGCCGCGCGCGTTCTACCTGGTGCCCGACCACGCCAACCCGTCCGGGTCCACGCTGTCGCTCGCGGACCGCGCCGCGCTGCTGGACCTGGCCGCGCGCGAGGACCTGCTGATCCTGGAGGACTCGCCGTACCGGCTGGTCAGCCCGGGCGCGCCGGTGCCGACGCTGAAGGCGCTGGACCGGCACCGCGCGGTGGTGCACCTCGGGTCGTACTCGAAGACGCTGTTCCCCGGCGCGCGGGTGGGCTTCGCCGTGGCCGACCAGACCGTGGTGGGCGACGACGGCCGGACCGGGCTGCTGGCCGACGAGCTGTCGAAGATCAAAAGCATGGTGACGGTCAACACCTCGTCGCTGAGCCAGGCCGTGGTGGCCGGCGCGCTGCTCGCGGCCGGTGGCCGGGTCTCCGAGCTGAACGCCAAGGCGGCCGGCCACTACGGCGACGCCATGCGGTGGGTGCTCGACCGGCTCGCCGACCGGCTGCCCCCGCAGCGCCGCGCCGAGCTGGGCGTGCGGTGGAACGAGCCGACCGGCGGCTTCTTCCTCGGCGTGACGGTCGGGTTCGAGGCGGACGAGGCGGCGCTCACCCGGTCCGCGGAGGAGTACGGCGTGATCTGGACGCCGATGCGCTACTTCCACCCGGACGACGGCGGACGCCGGGCCATCCGGCTCTCGGTCAGCTACCTGTCGCCCGAGGAGATCGACGAGGGCATCACCCGCCTGGTCGCGTTCATCGACGCGGAGACCCGACGAGAGGCGCACGCATGA
- the dpgB gene encoding enoyl-CoA-hydratase DpgB, whose translation MVTAAGVDDLVLRVDGSRPPSAAEVEAVQRLCDRAEDDFGAGVLVVYASGAPLPGWTRTLDVGLVTKWERTVRRLERLGLTTVAVAAGDCGGIALDVLLAADVRIAAAGARLVVPVGGDATWPGMALYRLARQGGARGLRRAALLGTPIEAEAAASAGLIDVVTEEPGGALAEVAAAAAAMPGSEVAIRRQLMLEAGQQSFDEALGAHLAACDRTLRRAAAS comes from the coding sequence GTGGTGACCGCGGCGGGCGTCGACGACCTGGTGCTGCGCGTGGACGGGAGCCGGCCGCCGTCGGCCGCCGAGGTCGAGGCGGTGCAGCGGCTGTGCGACCGCGCCGAGGACGATTTCGGCGCGGGAGTCCTGGTGGTGTACGCGTCCGGGGCTCCGCTGCCCGGGTGGACGCGTACGCTCGATGTCGGGCTGGTGACCAAATGGGAGCGGACGGTTCGCCGGCTGGAGCGGCTCGGCCTGACGACCGTCGCGGTTGCCGCGGGCGACTGCGGCGGCATCGCGCTGGACGTGCTGCTCGCCGCCGACGTGCGGATCGCGGCCGCGGGCGCGCGCCTGGTCGTGCCGGTCGGTGGTGACGCGACCTGGCCGGGCATGGCGCTGTACCGGCTGGCCCGGCAGGGCGGTGCCCGCGGGCTGCGCCGTGCGGCGCTGCTCGGCACGCCGATCGAGGCCGAGGCGGCCGCGTCCGCGGGCCTGATCGATGTGGTCACCGAGGAGCCGGGCGGCGCGCTGGCCGAGGTCGCGGCCGCCGCCGCGGCGATGCCGGGCAGCGAAGTGGCGATCCGGCGTCAGCTGATGCTCGAGGCCGGCCAGCAGAGCTTCGACGAGGCACTCGGCGCCCACCTGGCCGCCTGCGACCGCACCCTGCGGCGGGCGGCCGCGTCGTAA
- a CDS encoding LuxR C-terminal-related transcriptional regulator, with product MLLFDDVYAAATRGKGAVLLISGPVGAGKTALAQEMTAHARRLGGLCFMVTASAGERGRPFGVLDRLVESMRAAGMPGPFPDAAWFGGCDEHRAMDEIGAAIHRFIGGRPVVIGIDDVHFADEQSLRFLGYVVRRIEHSELVIVLNECTSYERDTAGLRAEMLHLPYCHRIQLAPLTPAEVAEQVIERLGGAADAESIRFCIEVSGGNPLLVHALLDDRTALPGPASGEPGVNFRQAVLRILHRSSPATAEVARLMAVLGEYATPALVAELGGADVVLVRECMRDLYEIGLAGAESADGAEGFRHGHTRSAVLASIPLGSLATLHGRAAELLHASGAPASAVAEHLVTAQDGGKGTWRVDILGEAAREAMTAGDVDSAVNSLRYAVGASSGQEQRAQAAVLAADAQWHADPSRAARWLHGLARDARGGLLTPSGVLIVVGHLLWWGEFGEADELMRLAGMPDEGSSLAQLWQLYRRAGLGVERSAETGPPVEPSLAGSGPMAAVTYLTSAATSAYDDLATEQADQMLDGIRAGTSLTPALYALVMLVRTGRPDEVATWCNALLKEDWVARVPMRRALIGMIKAVAALRAGDGGTALGEIREVLDLVPPPAWGIVAGLPLSVAVRAATDLVDPEAARTYLAVPVPAAMFDTPFVLPYLHALGLYHEAMGHPQSALTHFRSAAELMARWGADAAEVASTTAGHAAEPARAERPAEAADGGKLTDAEQRVAALAAAGNTNRQIAGHLRITVSTVEQHLTKIYRKLNVHSRSGLRHHRR from the coding sequence TTGCTTCTGTTCGATGACGTTTACGCGGCGGCCACCCGGGGGAAGGGCGCTGTGCTGCTGATCAGCGGCCCGGTGGGCGCCGGCAAGACGGCGCTCGCGCAGGAGATGACCGCGCACGCGCGGCGCCTGGGCGGCCTGTGCTTCATGGTCACCGCCTCGGCGGGAGAACGGGGACGCCCGTTCGGCGTGCTGGACCGGCTCGTCGAGTCGATGCGCGCGGCCGGCATGCCCGGCCCCTTCCCGGACGCGGCGTGGTTCGGCGGATGCGACGAGCACCGGGCGATGGATGAGATCGGGGCCGCGATCCATCGCTTCATCGGCGGCCGGCCGGTCGTCATCGGCATCGACGACGTGCATTTCGCCGACGAGCAGTCGCTGCGCTTCCTCGGCTACGTGGTCCGGCGGATCGAGCACTCCGAGCTGGTCATCGTGCTCAACGAGTGCACGTCCTACGAGCGGGACACGGCCGGTCTGCGGGCCGAGATGCTGCACCTGCCCTACTGTCACCGGATCCAGCTGGCGCCGCTCACCCCGGCGGAGGTCGCCGAGCAGGTGATCGAGCGGCTCGGCGGTGCGGCGGACGCGGAGTCCATCCGGTTCTGCATCGAGGTCAGCGGCGGCAACCCGCTGCTGGTGCACGCGCTCCTCGACGACCGCACCGCGCTGCCGGGGCCGGCGTCCGGCGAGCCCGGCGTCAACTTCCGGCAGGCCGTGCTGCGCATCCTGCACCGGTCCTCGCCCGCCACGGCCGAGGTGGCGCGGCTGATGGCGGTGCTCGGCGAATACGCCACCCCGGCGCTGGTCGCCGAGCTCGGCGGCGCGGACGTCGTGCTGGTGCGCGAGTGCATGCGGGACCTGTACGAGATCGGCCTGGCCGGCGCGGAGAGCGCGGACGGGGCCGAGGGCTTCCGGCACGGCCACACCCGCTCGGCGGTGCTGGCCAGCATCCCGCTGGGCAGCCTGGCCACCCTGCACGGCCGCGCGGCCGAGCTGCTGCACGCCAGTGGCGCGCCGGCGAGCGCGGTGGCGGAGCACCTGGTCACCGCGCAGGACGGCGGCAAGGGCACCTGGCGGGTGGACATCCTGGGCGAGGCGGCGCGGGAGGCGATGACGGCCGGCGACGTCGACAGCGCGGTGAACAGCCTGCGCTACGCGGTCGGCGCCAGCTCCGGCCAGGAGCAGCGCGCCCAGGCCGCGGTGCTGGCCGCGGACGCGCAGTGGCACGCCGATCCGAGCCGCGCCGCGCGGTGGCTGCACGGCCTCGCACGCGACGCGCGGGGCGGGCTGCTCACCCCGTCCGGCGTGCTGATCGTGGTCGGGCATCTGCTGTGGTGGGGCGAGTTCGGCGAGGCCGACGAACTGATGCGGCTGGCCGGGATGCCGGACGAGGGATCGAGCCTGGCCCAGCTCTGGCAGCTGTACCGGCGCGCCGGGCTGGGCGTGGAGCGCAGCGCGGAGACCGGCCCGCCCGTCGAGCCGTCGCTGGCCGGATCGGGCCCGATGGCCGCGGTCACCTACCTCACGTCCGCGGCCACGTCCGCGTACGACGACCTGGCGACCGAGCAGGCCGATCAGATGCTGGACGGGATCCGCGCCGGCACCTCGCTCACACCCGCGCTCTACGCGCTCGTCATGCTGGTGCGGACCGGCCGGCCGGACGAGGTGGCCACCTGGTGCAACGCGCTGCTGAAGGAGGACTGGGTCGCGCGGGTGCCGATGCGCCGGGCGCTGATCGGCATGATCAAGGCGGTGGCGGCGCTGCGCGCCGGGGACGGCGGGACGGCGCTGGGCGAGATCCGCGAGGTGCTCGACCTCGTCCCGCCGCCGGCCTGGGGCATCGTGGCCGGCCTGCCGCTGTCGGTCGCGGTCCGCGCGGCCACCGACCTGGTCGACCCGGAGGCGGCGCGGACGTACCTCGCGGTGCCGGTGCCGGCGGCCATGTTCGACACCCCGTTCGTGCTGCCGTACCTGCACGCGCTCGGGCTCTACCACGAGGCCATGGGGCACCCGCAGAGCGCGCTGACGCACTTCCGGTCGGCCGCCGAGCTGATGGCCCGGTGGGGGGCGGACGCGGCCGAGGTCGCGTCCACCACGGCCGGGCACGCGGCCGAGCCGGCCCGGGCCGAGCGGCCGGCCGAGGCGGCGGACGGCGGCAAGCTCACCGACGCCGAGCAGCGCGTCGCCGCGCTCGCCGCCGCCGGGAACACCAACCGGCAGATCGCCGGGCACCTGCGCATCACGGTCAGCACGGTCGAGCAGCACCTCACCAAGATCTACCGAAAACTCAACGTGCACAGCCGGTCGGGATTGCGCCATCACCGGCGCTGA
- the dpgA gene encoding 3,5-dihydroxyphenylacetyl-CoA synthase DpgA — protein MGTATTGTPISQTELLDVLGIDDPKVRSVYLNSAIAARHLTLPEPDADGRRRPEPQGELLAKHERLAIEMGGQALQNCLKDVGASLSDLRHLCCVTSTGFLTPGLSARIIKDLGIDPHCSRADIVGMGCNAGLNALNVVAGWSAAHPGELGVVLCTEACSAAYALDGSMRTAVVNSLFGDGAAAVALISDGAGEPRPGPRILKFASFLITEAIEAMRYDWDSDLGRFSFFLDPQIPYVVGANAETVIDRLLAGTGLRRSDIAHWLVHSGGKKVIDAVVVNLGLSRHDVRHTVGVLRDHGNLSSGSFLFSYERLAEEGVTEPGDYGVLMTMGPGSTIEMALVQW, from the coding sequence GTGGGCACCGCGACGACCGGCACGCCGATCTCCCAGACCGAGCTGCTCGACGTGCTCGGCATCGACGACCCGAAGGTGCGGTCCGTCTATCTGAACAGCGCCATCGCCGCCCGCCACCTCACGCTGCCGGAGCCGGACGCGGACGGGCGCCGCCGGCCGGAGCCGCAGGGCGAGCTGCTGGCCAAGCACGAGCGCCTGGCGATCGAGATGGGCGGCCAGGCGCTGCAGAACTGCCTGAAGGACGTCGGCGCCTCGCTGTCCGACCTGCGGCACCTGTGCTGCGTCACGTCGACCGGCTTCCTCACCCCCGGGCTGAGCGCGCGGATCATCAAGGACCTCGGCATCGACCCGCACTGCAGCCGCGCCGACATCGTGGGCATGGGCTGCAACGCCGGTCTCAACGCGCTCAACGTGGTCGCCGGATGGTCCGCGGCGCACCCGGGTGAGCTGGGCGTCGTGCTCTGCACCGAGGCGTGCTCGGCCGCCTACGCGCTGGACGGCAGCATGCGTACCGCCGTGGTCAACAGCCTGTTCGGCGACGGCGCCGCGGCCGTGGCGCTGATCAGCGACGGCGCCGGCGAGCCCCGGCCGGGACCGCGCATCCTCAAGTTCGCCAGCTTCCTGATCACCGAGGCGATCGAGGCGATGCGCTACGACTGGGACAGCGACCTCGGCCGGTTCAGCTTCTTCCTCGACCCGCAGATCCCGTACGTGGTGGGCGCGAACGCGGAGACCGTGATCGACCGCCTGCTCGCCGGCACGGGCCTGCGCCGCAGCGACATCGCGCACTGGCTGGTGCACTCCGGCGGCAAGAAGGTGATCGACGCGGTCGTGGTGAACCTGGGCCTGAGCCGGCACGACGTGCGGCACACCGTCGGCGTCCTGCGCGACCACGGCAACCTCTCCAGCGGCTCGTTCCTGTTCTCCTACGAGCGGCTGGCCGAGGAGGGCGTCACCGAGCCCGGCGACTACGGCGTGCTGATGACCATGGGCCCGGGCTCCACCATCGAGATGGCGCTGGTCCAGTGGTGA
- a CDS encoding alpha-hydroxy acid oxidase, translating to MSKARTSGRGRVIVDRNADPVTADDFARAAAGILPAEIWDFIAGGSGAETTLAANRTALDSVFLRPRVLRDVSACTTRSTLLGRPVDLPVATAPVAYQRLVHPDGEAATARAAAAAGVPFVASTLSSVPLEQVIEAGGRVWFQLYWLRDDDATLGLVRRAERTGCDAIVLTVDVPWMGRRLRDIRNRFALPAHIRAANITTTDAAHERNGHGSAVAAHTSQEFTPALTWSVVDRIRQATRLPLVLKGLLAPEDAVQAIEYGVDAIVVSNHGGRQLDGAVPSIDALPEIVDVVRGGCEILLDSGIRTGTDVLRALALGASGVLIGRPLIWGLAVGGERGAARVLELLATELRDAMGLAGCEDIAAARRLRTTRTPSVSAGRAAPPAVQASITAGWTVA from the coding sequence ATGTCGAAGGCCCGCACGAGCGGGAGAGGACGGGTGATCGTGGACCGCAATGCCGACCCGGTCACCGCGGACGATTTCGCGCGCGCCGCCGCCGGAATCCTTCCCGCCGAGATCTGGGACTTCATCGCCGGCGGCAGCGGTGCCGAGACCACGCTCGCGGCGAATCGCACCGCTTTGGACAGCGTCTTCCTGCGCCCCCGCGTGCTGCGTGACGTCTCCGCCTGCACCACCCGGTCGACGCTGCTGGGCCGGCCGGTCGATCTGCCGGTCGCCACCGCACCGGTGGCCTATCAGCGCCTGGTGCATCCGGACGGTGAGGCGGCCACCGCGCGGGCCGCGGCCGCGGCGGGGGTGCCGTTCGTCGCCAGCACGCTCAGCAGCGTCCCGCTCGAACAGGTCATCGAGGCCGGCGGGCGGGTATGGTTCCAGCTGTACTGGCTGCGCGACGACGACGCCACGCTCGGCCTGGTCCGGCGCGCGGAGCGGACCGGCTGCGACGCCATCGTGCTCACCGTGGACGTGCCGTGGATGGGCCGCCGCCTGCGCGACATCCGCAACCGGTTCGCGCTGCCCGCGCACATCCGCGCCGCCAACATCACGACCACCGACGCCGCGCACGAGCGCAACGGGCACGGCTCCGCGGTCGCCGCGCACACCAGCCAGGAGTTCACCCCCGCGTTGACCTGGTCGGTGGTCGACCGGATCCGCCAGGCGACCCGGCTGCCACTGGTGCTGAAGGGGTTGCTGGCCCCGGAGGACGCGGTGCAGGCGATCGAGTACGGCGTGGACGCGATCGTGGTCTCCAACCACGGCGGGCGCCAGCTCGACGGCGCGGTCCCCAGCATCGACGCGCTCCCGGAGATCGTCGACGTGGTGCGCGGCGGCTGCGAGATCCTGCTCGACAGCGGCATCCGCACCGGCACGGACGTGCTGCGCGCGCTGGCGCTCGGCGCCTCGGGCGTCCTGATCGGACGGCCGCTGATCTGGGGGCTGGCCGTCGGCGGCGAGCGCGGCGCGGCCCGGGTGCTGGAACTGCTCGCCACCGAGCTGCGCGACGCCATGGGCCTGGCCGGGTGCGAGGACATCGCCGCCGCCCGGCGGCTGCGCACCACGCGGACCCCGTCGGTGTCCGCGGGCCGCGCCGCACCGCCCGCCGTCCAAGCGTCCATCACCGCCGGTTGGACGGTCGCCTGA
- a CDS encoding cation:proton antiporter has protein sequence MTFTAPPPSLGGHQLLVFLVAVVTLLLVARLLASLAERVGMPAIVGELATGVILGPSLLGHLLPGLTGWIFPSAAQQMNLLDAVGQLGILLLVGLTGTHLDVAMVRRRKATAARISLGGLLIPLVLGLGVGYLLADWISGAPVADRTLFAGFIAVAMCVTAIPVIAKTLSDMRLLHRDIGQLTMAAGTIDDAVGWFLLSVVSMAATVGLAAGHVFQAIGYLLGFVALAVLAGRPLVRRAMRLADRAEGPGPSIVTAVVIVLTGAAMTQALHMEPVFGAFVAGILVGLPRAANQAKLAALRTVVLTVLAPLFLATAGFRMDLTALAEPRVALAAVVVLAVAILGKFAGAYAGARLSRLSRWEGLAIGAGMNSRGVVEVVVALTGLRLGILNTAGYTIVVLVAIVTSVMAPPLLRYTCARITENEDERLRKIDHDTWAGVPARPSPSSAGEPA, from the coding sequence ATGACGTTCACCGCGCCGCCCCCGTCGCTCGGCGGCCATCAGTTGCTCGTGTTCCTGGTCGCCGTGGTGACGCTGTTGCTGGTCGCCCGGCTCCTCGCCAGCCTCGCGGAACGGGTCGGCATGCCGGCCATCGTGGGCGAGCTGGCCACCGGCGTCATCCTGGGGCCGTCGCTGCTCGGCCACCTGCTGCCCGGCCTGACCGGCTGGATCTTCCCGTCCGCCGCGCAGCAGATGAACCTGCTGGACGCGGTCGGCCAGCTCGGCATCCTGCTGCTGGTCGGGCTCACCGGCACCCACCTGGACGTCGCGATGGTACGGCGGCGCAAGGCCACCGCCGCGCGGATCAGCCTGGGCGGCCTGCTCATCCCGCTGGTGCTCGGCCTCGGCGTCGGCTATCTGCTGGCCGACTGGATCAGCGGCGCACCGGTGGCGGACCGGACGCTGTTCGCCGGCTTCATCGCCGTGGCGATGTGCGTGACGGCCATCCCGGTGATCGCCAAGACGCTCTCCGACATGCGGCTGCTGCACCGCGACATCGGCCAGCTGACCATGGCGGCCGGCACGATCGACGACGCGGTCGGCTGGTTCCTGCTGTCGGTGGTGTCGATGGCCGCCACGGTCGGGCTGGCCGCCGGGCACGTGTTCCAGGCGATCGGCTACCTGCTCGGCTTCGTCGCCCTCGCCGTGCTGGCCGGCCGGCCGCTGGTGCGCCGGGCGATGCGGCTGGCCGACCGCGCCGAGGGACCCGGCCCCAGCATCGTCACCGCGGTCGTCATCGTCCTGACCGGCGCCGCGATGACCCAGGCGCTGCACATGGAGCCGGTCTTCGGCGCGTTCGTGGCCGGCATCCTGGTCGGGCTGCCGCGGGCGGCGAACCAGGCGAAGCTGGCCGCGCTGCGCACCGTCGTGCTCACCGTGCTGGCGCCGCTGTTCCTGGCCACGGCCGGGTTCCGGATGGACCTGACCGCGCTGGCCGAGCCCCGGGTGGCGCTCGCCGCGGTGGTGGTGCTGGCGGTGGCGATCCTCGGCAAGTTCGCCGGGGCGTACGCGGGCGCCCGCCTCAGCCGGCTCAGCCGCTGGGAGGGCCTGGCGATCGGCGCGGGCATGAACTCCCGGGGCGTGGTGGAGGTGGTGGTGGCGCTCACCGGCCTGCGGCTGGGCATCCTGAACACCGCCGGCTACACGATCGTCGTGCTGGTCGCGATCGTCACGTCGGTGATGGCGCCGCCGCTGCTGCGCTACACCTGCGCGCGCATCACGGAGAACGAGGACGAGCGGCTGCGGAAGATCGACCACGACACGTGGGCCGGCGTCCCCGCCCGGCCGTCCCCGTCCAGCGCCGGAGAACCGGCCTGA
- the dpgD gene encoding enoyl-CoA-hydratase DpgD: protein MNLTRVRYLKRDHVARVTLDRPDVLNAMDLRMHEELARVWDDAEADGEIRVVVLTGAGDRAFSVGQDLKERARRDAAGTPPSTFGSRGQPGWPRLTERFGFSKPVVARIDGYALGGGFELALACDLAVASDRSVFGLPEVRLGLVPGAGGVFRLIRQLPQRVAMAHLLTGRRMDAATAHAYGLVNDVVPADRLDECVDGWVADLVEAAPLAVRAIKEAALCSVDLPLPEAFTATYAWEERRRGSADAVEGPRAFAEKRPPRWSGR from the coding sequence GTGAACCTGACCCGGGTGCGCTACCTGAAGCGGGACCACGTGGCCCGGGTGACGCTGGACCGGCCGGACGTGCTCAACGCCATGGACCTGCGCATGCACGAGGAACTGGCCCGGGTGTGGGACGACGCCGAGGCCGACGGCGAGATCCGGGTCGTGGTACTGACCGGCGCCGGCGACCGGGCGTTCTCCGTGGGTCAGGACCTGAAGGAGCGGGCCCGGCGGGACGCGGCGGGCACGCCGCCGTCCACCTTCGGCAGCCGGGGACAGCCGGGCTGGCCGCGGCTCACCGAGCGGTTCGGGTTCAGCAAGCCGGTGGTCGCCAGGATCGACGGGTACGCGCTGGGCGGCGGCTTCGAGCTGGCCCTCGCCTGCGACCTGGCCGTCGCCTCCGACCGGTCGGTGTTCGGGCTGCCGGAGGTGCGGCTCGGGCTCGTACCGGGGGCCGGGGGTGTGTTCCGGTTGATCCGCCAGCTCCCGCAGCGGGTGGCGATGGCGCACCTGCTCACCGGCCGGCGGATGGACGCGGCCACCGCGCACGCCTACGGCCTGGTCAACGACGTGGTGCCGGCCGACCGGCTGGACGAGTGCGTGGACGGCTGGGTCGCTGACCTGGTCGAGGCGGCACCGCTGGCGGTCCGGGCGATCAAGGAGGCCGCGCTGTGCTCGGTCGATCTGCCGCTGCCGGAGGCGTTCACCGCCACGTACGCCTGGGAGGAGCGCCGCCGGGGGAGCGCCGACGCCGTGGAGGGCCCGCGCGCGTTCGCGGAGAAGCGCCCGCCGCGCTGGTCGGGGCGGTGA